One genomic segment of Paenibacillus durus includes these proteins:
- a CDS encoding ABC transporter permease translates to MKIKAITRLKSASERWAAIVAVCIAWEAVSRSGMVKAFILPPFTRVVYKLFQLLVTGQMWPDIGASMQRSASGFAISVLVAIPLGFLTAWSPRVRRVLDPVMQFMRNTPTLALYPVFILVFGLGELSKVAIIFWGGVWPVLMNTVEGVNRTDPLLIKSGRSMGASPLTLFFRIILPSALPFIFTGIRLSASRSIIILVAAEMLGADKGLGFLIFSSEQNYKVEQMYAGIIVLILLGVLVNFLLVRWEKRITRWKQEISGS, encoded by the coding sequence GTGAAAATAAAAGCCATAACAAGGCTCAAGTCCGCTTCCGAACGGTGGGCGGCGATTGTGGCAGTATGTATTGCCTGGGAGGCCGTTTCCCGGAGCGGCATGGTCAAGGCCTTCATCCTGCCTCCATTCACCCGGGTCGTTTATAAGCTGTTCCAGCTGCTTGTTACGGGCCAGATGTGGCCCGACATCGGGGCCAGCATGCAGCGGTCTGCCTCCGGCTTCGCGATCTCGGTTCTGGTCGCCATCCCGCTCGGGTTCCTGACCGCTTGGTCGCCGAGAGTCCGGCGGGTGCTGGACCCGGTCATGCAGTTCATGCGCAATACGCCGACACTGGCGCTCTATCCCGTGTTCATTCTTGTCTTCGGGCTTGGCGAATTGTCGAAGGTGGCGATTATTTTCTGGGGCGGGGTGTGGCCCGTCCTCATGAATACGGTGGAAGGAGTTAACCGAACAGATCCGCTCCTTATCAAGTCCGGCCGCTCCATGGGCGCTTCGCCGCTGACGCTGTTCTTCCGGATTATTCTGCCGTCTGCTCTGCCTTTCATTTTTACCGGCATTCGGCTCAGCGCTTCCCGCTCGATCATCATTCTGGTCGCTGCCGAGATGCTCGGAGCGGACAAGGGTCTCGGGTTTCTGATCTTCTCCTCCGAACAGAACTACAAGGTGGAACAGATGTATGCCGGTATTATTGTCCTGATCCTTCTGGGAGTGCTTGTCAATTTTCTTCTGGTCCGTTGGGAGAAGCGAATAACTCGCTGGAAACAGGAAATTTCCGGGTCGTGA